A stretch of the Ctenopharyngodon idella isolate HZGC_01 chromosome 14, HZGC01, whole genome shotgun sequence genome encodes the following:
- the LOC127494873 gene encoding hydroperoxide isomerase ALOXE3-like, with translation MVIYTVTVYTGNRFLASTISHIYIQLHGTEGESEEKNLNSFQWFWQGSERAFKIQCKAPLGELIDVKLSSKPFMGLLHNQWFCDKILVNTPEGDKILFPCYCWLDCNEKLVLRPAKASLAFQDTNLIAQRQRARQREEQQKLYRWRVYAEGMPQVIDCDTALALPAEVRFSFTKQNEFLFNSGKQLIALKINGLADSRRSWESISQLKAIHCEHGGKTIEYIQEHWDEDEFFGYQFLNGLNPMMIQRCSKLPENFLVTEDMVKDSLRESSLEQELKKGNIFLSDYKMLDGLVGNEVNGRQQYLTAPLVLLYCNPHGMMLPIAIQLRQKPSKENPIFLPTDSKTDWKLAKIFVRNAEFAVHEVNFHLLRTHLLAEVFTVATLRSLPSPHPLFKLLFPHIRFTLQINIMARNQLISKDGDINTYAGVGGESLVKLLKRATASLTYSTLCLPDNISERGLENVPNYYYRDDGMELWNIIKKFVAAFLSHYYQCDEHVQKDTELQQWISEIFNNGFLGRDCSGIPSSFQTVTELVKFVTMAIFTASAQHAALNNGQFDFGGWMPNYPPALRKPPPKEKGHTTEQMILETLPDVSTTVHGMAVLKLLSRDCADRYPLGHFPETLFDEDVPCKLMEDFQKDLKKLSELIEERNKKLELPYTYLNPKNVDNSVAI, from the exons ATGGTGATCTACACAGTAACGGTGTACACAGGAAACCGGTTCTTAGCAAGCACCATTAGCCATATCTACATCCAACTGCATGGTACTGAGGGTGAGAGTGAGGAGAAGAATCTAAATAGCTTTCAATGGTTTTGGCAAGGATCG GAGCGAGCATTTAAGATACAATGTAAGGCACCCCTGGGAGAGCTCATAGATGTCAAGCTCTCCTCCAAGCCGTTTATGGGTCTTCTTCACAACCAGTGGTTCTGCGATAAGATCTTGGTCAACACGCCAGAAGGTGACAAGATTTTGTTTCCGTGCTACTGTTGGCTTGACTGTAACGAGAAGCTCGTTTTAAGACCTGCTAAAG CTTCACTTGCGTTCCAGGACACCAACCTAATAGCCCAAAGACAAAGGGCGAGACAGCGAGAAGAGCAACAAAAGTTATATAG GTGGCGCGTGTATGCTGAGGGCATGCCCCAAGTTATCGATTGCGACACTGCCCTCGCTCTGCCAGCTGAAGTCCGATTCtcttttacaaaacaaaatgagttTCTCTTCAATTCTGGAAAGCA GTTAATTGCTCTGAAGATAAATGGATTAGCTGACAGCAGACGTTCATGGGAAAGCATCAGCCAACTGAAAGCAATCCATTGTGAACACGGAGGGAAAACCATTG AATACATTCAGGAGCACTGGGATGAAGACGAGTTCTTTGGCTACCAGTTTCTGAATGGCCTCAATCCCATGATGATCCAGCGCTGCTCAAAGCTGCCCGAGAATTTCCTAGTAACAGAAGACATGGTCAAAGACTCTCTAAGAGAAAGCAGCTTGGAGCAGGAGTTGAAG AAAGGGAACATCTTCCTGTCTGACTATAAGATGTTGGACGGGCTGGTGGGAAATGAAGTCAATGGCCGGCAGCAGTATCTCACGGCTCCCCTGGTCCTGCTGTACTGCAACCCCCATGGCATGATGCTGCCCATCGCCATTCAG TTAAGGCAAAAGCCCAGCAAAGAGAATCCCATCTTTCTCCCAACGGATTCAAAGACCGACTGGAAACTGGCCAAGATTTTCGTACGAAATGCAGAGTTTGCCGTTCACGAGGTCAACTTTCACCTGCTGAGAACTCACCTGCTGGCAGAGGTGTTTACCGTGGCGACTTTGCGCAGTCTTCCCTCCCCACACCCTCTCTTCAAG CTCCTCTTTCCCCATATCCGATTCACGCTCCAGATCAACATCATGGCCCGGAATCAGCTGATATCCAAGGATGGGGATATTAACACG TATGCAGGAGTAGGTGGAGAGTCATTGGTCAAGTTGCTGAAGCGTGCTACTGCCTCCCTGACCTACAGCACCCTCTGTCTTCCCGATAACATCTCTGAGAGAGGCCTGGAGAATGTACCCAACTACTACTACAGAGATGATGGGATGGAACTGTGGAATATCATCAAGAA GTTTGTTGCGGCTTTCTTGTCACACTACTATCAATGTGATGAACACGTGCAAAAGGACACAGAGCTGCAGCAGTGGATCAGTGAGATATTCAACAATGGCTTCTTGGGAAGAGATTGCTCAG GAATACCATCATCTTTTCAGACCGTGACAGAGCTTGTCAAGTTTGTCACCATGGCGATCTTCACTGCATCAGCCCAACATGCAGCTTTAAACAATGGACAG TTTGACTTTGGCGGCTGGATGCCTAACTACCCCCCTGCCCTCAGAAAGCCCCCTCCCAAGGAGAAAGGCCATACCACTGAGCAAATGATCCTGGAGACCCTACCTGATGTGAGCACGACGGTGCATGGGATGGCTGTCCTGAAACTGCTGAGCAGGGATTGTGCAGACCGT TACCCTCTGGGACATTTCCCAGAAACACTGTTTGATGAAGACGTCCCCTGCAAGCTCATGGAAGATTTTCAAAAGGATCTGAAGAAGTTGTCAGAACTCATCGAGGAGCGGAACAAGAAGTTGGAGCTTCCCTACACTTATCTGAATCCCAAAAATGTGGACAACAGTGTAGCCATTTGA